A genomic segment from Cyprinus carpio isolate SPL01 chromosome A4, ASM1834038v1, whole genome shotgun sequence encodes:
- the LOC109052643 gene encoding guanylate-binding protein 1-like, which yields MNRLAGKQTGFALGSTIESKTKGIWMWCVSHPTKAGTTLVLLDTEGLGDMDKGDPKHDTNIFSLAVLLSSTLVYNSRGTIDNKAVMELQYITELSECIKVKSSDEDADDSSEFVKFFPSFIWAVRDFTLELKIDGKDVTEDEYLEFALKLKHGTSRSVIEYNFPRECIQKFFPSRKCFTFPFPTAPENMSHLGSLASADISSEFLKVTDHFCKFVFHDSCVKRLKVGHTVTGRVLGHLAKTYVDTISSGAVPCLENAVIAMATIENKAAVKEGLQVYQSEMEKLKDSFPLELKDVFSEHQHLSSMATQAFMKRSFKDTDGKYLKSLEEKIIKLFDEHLCQNEHASKKRCEEILSSLSAPMMVKLKKGFYAKPGGYDLFCKDLEDIVNKYNSQAKKEVKAEEILEEFLKQKSVDSKAILQADKKLTEKEKKIKEEKEKAALLEQEIKAREEKLRQLEEKMEAERQSNEEMMRQMKEKMDEEMRLQREETERAMNRKLREQADLLQKSFKEEADVMRQEMEEFKRQNTESNRAGELVAILENSSRRHEEEVAMMMQQRSVQMMAIQQMIVRSEAEINRAREFAAIVENSSRRHEELMAMMMQQHRANMMAVHSSNSCRTM from the exons ATGAACCGCCTCGCTGGGAAACAAACAG GGTTTGCGCTGGGCAGCACAATTGAGTCCAAGACGAAGGGCATCTGGATGTGGTGTGTGTCCCATCCCACTAAAGCAGGAACCACTCTAGTACTGCTGGACACCGAGGGACTCGGAGACATGGATAAG GGAGACCCAAAGCATGACACCAACATCTTCAGTCTGGCTGTGTTACTCAGCAGCACTCTGGTCTACAACAGTCGAGGGACGATTGACAACAAGGCTGTCATGGAACTACA ATATATCACTGAACTATCAGAGTGCATCAAGGTCAAATCATCAGATGAGGATGCTGATGATTCAAGCGAGTTTGTGAAGTTCTTCCCTAGTTTCATCTGGGCTGTGAGGGACTTCACACTGGAGCTAAAGATCGATGGCAAAGATGTAACAGAGGATGAGTATCTAGAGTTTGCTCTGAAGCTGAAACATG GCACTTCAAGAAGTGTGATCGAGTACAACTTTCCCAGGGAATGCATCCAAAAATTCTTCCCTTCCAGGAAGTGCTTCACTTTCCCCTTTCCAACCGCCCCAGAAAATATGTCTCACCTGGGGAGCTTGGCTTCTGCTGACATTTCCTCTGAGTTCTTGAAGGTCACAGATCATTTCTGCAAGTTTGTCTTTCATGACAGCTGTGTGAAGAGGCTGAAAGTTGGACACACAGTCACTGGAAGAG TTCTGGGTCATCTGGCTAAAACATATGTGGACACCATCTCAAGTGGGGCTGTGCCATGTCTGGAGAATGCTGTAATAGCAATGGCAACGATTGAGAATAAGGCTGCAGTGAAGGAGGGCCTTCAGGTTTACCAAAGTGAAATGGAGAAGCTGAAGGACTCCTTCCCTCTGGAACTGAAGGATGTGTTCTCTGAACACCAACATCTTAGCAGCATGGCAACACAAGCCTTCATGAAGCGTTCCTTCAAGGACACTGATGGGAAGTACCTGAAATCTTTAGAG GAGAAGATTATTAAACTCTTTGATGAACACCTGTGCCAAAACGAACACGCTTCAAAGAAACGATGTGAGGAAATCCTGTCATCCCTCTCTGCACCAATGATGGTAAAACTCAAGAAGGGCTTCTATGCCAAACCTGGTGGCTATGATCTCTTCTGCAAAGATCTGGAGGACATTGTGAATAAATATAACAGCCAGGCCAAAAAAGAAGTCAAG GCTGAAGAGATCCTAGAGGAGTTCCTGAAGCAGAAGTCTGTGGATTCTAAAGCCATTCTGCAGGCTGACAAGAAACTGACTGAGAAGGAGAAAAAGATTAAAG aggaaaaagagaaagcaGCCCTCCTGGAGCAGGAAATTAAAGCTAGAGAGGAGAAGCTGCGGCAACTAGAAGAGAAGATGGAAGCAGAGAGACAGAGTAATGAAGAGATGATGAGACAGATGAAGGAGAAGATGGATGAGGAGATGAGGCTTCAGAGAGAGGAGACTGAGCGTGCCATGAACCGTAAACTGAGGGAGCAGGCTGATCTGCTGCAGAAAAGCTTTAAGGAGGAGGCAGACGTGATGAGACAGGAGATGGAAGAGTTCAAGAGACAGAACACTGAGAGTAACAGAGCTGGAGAGTTGGTAGCGATTTTAGAAAACTCCAGCAGGAGACATGAGGAAGAAGTGGCTATGATGATGCAGCAGCGCAGCGTACAGATGATGGCCATACAACAGATGATTGTGCGCTCTGAAGCAGAAATTAACAGAGCTAGAGAGTTTGCAGCAATTGTAGAAAACTCCAGCAGGAGACATGAGGAGTTAATGGCTATGATGATGCAGCAGCACAGAGCAAACATGATGGCTGTACACTCTTCAAACAGCTGTCGCACCATGTGA